In the Malania oleifera isolate guangnan ecotype guangnan chromosome 1, ASM2987363v1, whole genome shotgun sequence genome, one interval contains:
- the LOC131143847 gene encoding uncharacterized protein LOC131143847 isoform X4, translating to MVSPKYFHSFLPSPQILRMPQLLFPSLLLRAHSRRHAVGCVDLSWRPLSSIYCVRCQTVIAALSTVLLCHGGRAPLIAYFITQA from the exons ATGGTTTCCCCCAAATATTTCCACTCGTTCCTTCCCTCTCCCCAAATCCTGCGCATGCCACAATTGTTGTTTCCCTCTCTGCTGCTGCGTGCGCACTCTCGCCGCCACGCCGTCGGCTGTGTTGACTTGTCCTGGCGGCCATTGTCTTCGATCTACTGCGTGCGCTGTCAGACCGTCATCGCCGCACTGTCTACTGTGTTGCTTTGCCACGGCGGCCGCGCACCTCTGATCGCCTACTTCATAACACAG GCATAA
- the LOC131143847 gene encoding uncharacterized protein LOC131143847 isoform X3, which yields MVSPKYFHSFLPSPQILRMPQLLFPSLLLRAHSRRHAVGCVDLSWRPLSSIYCVRCQTVIAALSTVLLCHGGRAPLIAYFITQKIELATQEAVFLDCAFA from the exons ATGGTTTCCCCCAAATATTTCCACTCGTTCCTTCCCTCTCCCCAAATCCTGCGCATGCCACAATTGTTGTTTCCCTCTCTGCTGCTGCGTGCGCACTCTCGCCGCCACGCCGTCGGCTGTGTTGACTTGTCCTGGCGGCCATTGTCTTCGATCTACTGCGTGCGCTGTCAGACCGTCATCGCCGCACTGTCTACTGTGTTGCTTTGCCACGGCGGCCGCGCACCTCTGATCGCCTACTTCATAACACAG AAGATCGAACTAGCCACGCAAGAGGCAGTTTTCTTAGACTGTGCCTTTGCTTGA
- the LOC131143847 gene encoding uncharacterized protein LOC131143847 isoform X1 has protein sequence MVSPKYFHSFLPSPQILRMPQLLFPSLLLRAHSRRHAVGCVDLSWRPLSSIYCVRCQTVIAALSTVLLCHGGRAPLIAYFITQKEKWVDLKIFSKYFQMACNFIIFELATHSCVMYKLDMFMSLSI, from the exons ATGGTTTCCCCCAAATATTTCCACTCGTTCCTTCCCTCTCCCCAAATCCTGCGCATGCCACAATTGTTGTTTCCCTCTCTGCTGCTGCGTGCGCACTCTCGCCGCCACGCCGTCGGCTGTGTTGACTTGTCCTGGCGGCCATTGTCTTCGATCTACTGCGTGCGCTGTCAGACCGTCATCGCCGCACTGTCTACTGTGTTGCTTTGCCACGGCGGCCGCGCACCTCTGATCGCCTACTTCATAACACAG AAGGAAAAGTGGGtggatttgaaaatattttccaaatattttcaaATGGCCTGTAATTTCATTATATTTGAGTTAGCTACTCATAGTTGTGTGATGTATAAGTTGGACATGTTTATGAGCTTGTCTATTTAA
- the LOC131143847 gene encoding uncharacterized protein LOC131143847 isoform X2, producing the protein MVSPKYFHSFLPSPQILRMPQLLFPSLLLRAHSRRHAVGCVDLSWRPLSSIYCVRCQTVIAALSTVLLCHGGRAPLIAYFITQTKILCLAEGKVGGFENIFQIFSNGL; encoded by the exons ATGGTTTCCCCCAAATATTTCCACTCGTTCCTTCCCTCTCCCCAAATCCTGCGCATGCCACAATTGTTGTTTCCCTCTCTGCTGCTGCGTGCGCACTCTCGCCGCCACGCCGTCGGCTGTGTTGACTTGTCCTGGCGGCCATTGTCTTCGATCTACTGCGTGCGCTGTCAGACCGTCATCGCCGCACTGTCTACTGTGTTGCTTTGCCACGGCGGCCGCGCACCTCTGATCGCCTACTTCATAACACAG ACAAAAATTTTGTGTTTGGCAGAAGGAAAAGTGGGtggatttgaaaatattttccaaatattttcaaATGGCCTGTAA